The segment TAGAAGTGAGCATTACCAGTAATTTCAGCATGAACACGAGCTCCACCCAGATCTTCCATTGAAATATCTTCTCCCAAAACAGTCTTGATTACGTTCGGGCCAGTAATAAACATCTTAGAAATATTTTCAACTACAAAGACGAAGTCTGTCAGAGCCGGAGAATAAACAGCACCACCTGCACACGGTCCTAAAATCAATGATATCTGAGGAATAACACCAGAGGCAATTGTATTACGATAGAAAATCTCGCCATAACCTGCCAAAGCTCCTACTCCTTCCTGAATACGAGCTCCACCTGAGTCATTGATTCCAATAATCGGACACTTCATCTTCAAGGCATGATCCATGATCTTTGTAATCTTACGAGCATGCTGCAATCCCAATGAACCACCAGCAACAGTAAAATCCTGTGCATAAATACAAACTGGGGCACCGAAAATTGTACCTGTACCTGTCACTACGCCATCACCCGGCAGGTCTTTCTTGTCCATACCGAAATCACGACCATCATGCTTTACAAACAAGTCATACTCGTGAAAAGAATTCTTGTCCAACAAAGAAAGAATACGGTCGCGGGCAGTCATCTTACCCATAGCGATCTGCTTTTCAATAGCAGCTTCGCCTCCACCCATTTCCACAACAGCTTTCTTTTCTCTGAGGGCCTGAATGTTTTTACTTAAATCTGTCATAAAACTAATATTTATAAATTACTACGCCTTGTTCATATAGTGGTTACTATTTAAACAAGGCGCTAACTATATCTTTTTATTTCCCAACAGCCTTTGCCCGATACGAGCAACGTACTGAACCTTTAATGATATTATTCAATTTCGATTTGTTCAATTGCCGGCGGATAGCTGAAATGTTATCTATAAAAACATGGCCGGCCAAATGTTCGCATTCATGCTGCACCACACGAGCAGCAAAACCTGAAACTTCCTCTTCATGTTCCTGCCAGTTTTCATCAAAATATTTGATTCGAATCTTTACAGAACGAGCCACTTTTTCATGAATGCCCGGCAAACTTAAACAACCTTCCTCCATGGAAACCGTTTCTTCGCTTTTCTCCAAAAATACCGGATTAATCATTGCACGCTTAAAGCCTTTGCACTCCGGATAATCATCTTTAAGAACGTCTGCATCAAGCACCAAGATTTGCAAAGACAAACCAATTTGAGGTCCAGCTAAACCAACCCCATCAGCATGATACATCGTCTCAAACATATTAGCTACCAACTGCTTTAAATCAGGATAATCCTGAGGAACGGCTTCAGCCTCTTTTCTTAAAACAGGCTGACCATATAAATATACGGGTAAAATCATTTTTATAACTGATATTTTTTACTTTCCAAATATGCCTGAAGAATTATAACAGCACTGATTTCATCCACCAAAGCTTTCTCCTGTCTCTTCTTCTTCTTCAATCCTCCGTCCAACATGGCCTTGTGTGCCAATACCGATGTAAAGCGTTCATCGTAATATTGAACAGGGATCTGCGGAATCGATCTTTTCAAATGAGTAACGAAAGCCTCCACATATTTCATATTTTCCGAAGGCTCATTATTCATTTGTTTAGGCTGTCCTACTACAAACAGGTCAACAGGTTCTTTCGCTACATAATCTGATAAAAACTTCACCAGTTCTCCACTCGGTACAGTAGTCAAACCATTAGCTATCATCTGCAAAGTGTCTGTCACAGCCACTCCAGACCGTTTCCTGCCGTAATCTATTGCTACAATTCTTCCCATGGCTGCAAAGATACGATATTTATAAATACAAGATTACACAAATGCAGAAAATCTGTGCATTGCTTGTCAATAAGCATTCTTCTCTCCTCGGCACATATTCAGCAATGTTACGACTATAATCTTAAGATCAAGGAAGAAAGACCAGTTTTCAATATACCAGACATCCCGCTTAACACGCCCTTCCATTTGTTCCAATGTTTTGGTTTCGCCCCGATAGCCCGTCACCTGTGCCCAACCGGTTACACCGGGCTTAACCAAATGACGTACCATATATTTGTCAATCAAAGCCGAATATTGTTCTGTATGTTTTAACATATGCGGACGAGGACCTACCACCGACATATCGCCTTTCAAGACATTGATAAATTGAGGAAACTCATCCAAATTCGTCCTTCGTAAAAAATCTCCAATCTTCGTTTTTCTCGGATCATCTTTCACGGCCTGCATCGTATCTGCCTCAGCATTCACACGCATCGTCCGGAATTTGTAGCATTCAAAATCCCGACCATATAAGCCAGTACGCTTTTGTTTAAAGAAAATGGGGCCCGGAGAACTCCGCTTAATCAAGAAGCCAATAACAATATATAGAATAGGGAAAATCGTACAAAGAATACATAATGAAAAGACAATATCAAAAGCCCGCTTCAAAGCCCGGTTATAAAATGCCTGCAATGGCTCACGACGCAACGTCAAAAGCGGAATTGATTCCAGGATTTCCATCACCATACTCTTCTTGATATTCCTGTATATCTCAGGAACCATATAGAAACGAATCATATTCTTTTCCGAGAAATTAAGCAAACGGAGAATTTTCTCATCATTTGTTCCCGGCAACGTACAATAGATCTCATCAATATCCTTTTCTACAGCATATTTTTCCACCTGATCAGTTGTTCCTAAATAGTTCGGCAAAATATCTTTAAGTGCCAGATTGTCGTCAAAGAACCCCAAGATATTAAAACCTGATGAGATATCATCCTTCATGACACGATACAGTTCCATACCGTTCTTTCCGGCACCCACAATAATTACTTTCTTGAAATTATATCCTTTTCGGCGGTAAAACTTCAGCAGCATCCTGACACAGACACGCCAACATGAAAAGACAACCAAAGTAGATACATAATACACCAATAAAAAGGTAGCAAGTACATCGCCTACATTCAGGAATATCAGGCAGGTACTAAACAAGAAAATCAGCAAAGTAATCAAACCACAAGCCCGCTGAACGACTTTGTCCAGATAAACGATAGATTTATGTAACTGAATCGGGATAAAATACAGCGACAAAAAATAACAGAAATTCAACAACAACAAAACTTCCCGAATATTATACGCTATGGCTTTCGTATAAAACGAGCCCAACAGCATATACACCACAATAAACATGATATTCAATACTACCAGATCTCCAATCCCGATCAGCCATTGAATTAAATAACTATGTCTTTTGTCAAATTCCATTTCTTCCCATTTATTGTAACACAAATATACCTAAATATTTTGAGCGAGCAAGAAGGCTTCTTATAAAAACAGAAGATTCTATATGAATAATCCGGTTTGAGATAAAGCTGGTTCACGCCAGTAAAAACGCAACAAAAAAAATAAGGTGTGCCAACGAAGCAAAACTTCCATTTGACACACCTTACTATTTATACAGCCTTATGATATATTTCTACCTTAAAATAAGGAATAATATTACAGGCTAAAAGTTAAAATCAAGCTTCAACATTCCAGTTTTCAGCAGCCATACGCTTATAGCTACGCAGACGCCACTTAGCATTATCTTCTGCAGCCTGGAACAATTCTGCTGCTTCAGCCGGATATTGTTTCATAACAGAGGCAAAACGAACTTCACCTTTCAAGAAGTCTTGGAACTTGCTCCAATCCGGTTCTTTGCTATCCAGTGTGAACGGATTCTTGCCTTCAGCTTCCAAAGCAGGATTATAACGCCACAAATGCCAGTAACCACATTCAACAGCAGCCTTTTCTTCTGCCTGAGATTTACCCATACCCTTCTTCAAACCGTGGTTGATACAAGGAGCATAAGCAATGATCAGAGAAGGACCATCATAAGCTTCTGCTTCACGAAGAGCTTTCAGTGTCTGAGCCTGGTCAGCACCCATAGCAATCTGAGCAACATATACGTAACCATAAGTTGTAGCCATTAAGCCCAGATCCTTCTTACGTACACGTTTACCTGCTGCAGCAAACTTAGCGATAGCACCTACCGGAGTTGCCTTTGAAGACTGACCTCCCGTATTTGAATATACTTCTGTATCCAATACCAGGATATTTACATTCTTACCTGAAGCGATTACATGATCCAAACCTCCGTAACCGATATCGTAAGAAGCACCATCACCACCGATGATCCACTGAGAACGTTTAACCAGGAAGTGAGACAACTCAGCGATAGTTGCGCAGTTAGCACATTTATCTTTAGCAGCTTCAACCATCGGAATGATCTTTTCTGCTAATTCCTTCGTCTTGTCTGCATCGTTCTGGTTATCGATCCAAGCCTGGAATACTTCTTTGTATTCTGCCGGAGTACCTTCAGCTGCGATAGCGGCTTCCATTGTCTTCTGGATACGAGCACGCATCTTTTCGTTAGCCAACTCCATACCTAAACCAAACTCACAGAAGTCTTCGAACAATGAGTTAGCCCAAGCCGGACCATGACCCTTTTCGTTGGTTGTATAAGGAGTAGAAGGAACAGATCCTGAATAGATAGAAGAACATCCTGTTGCATTGGCAACCATTTCACGATCACCGAACAACTGAGAAATCAGTTTTACATACGGAGTTTCACCACAACCAGAGCATGCGCCTGAGAACTCAAACAGCGGAGTAGCGAACTGTGAATTCTTCACATTTGATTTAATATCAACCAAGTGCTGTTTTGACTTCACATTAGCTACGCAGTAATCCCAGTTGGCAGCTTCTGCTTCCTGACCTTCCAGCGGAACCATAGACAATGCCTTGTTACCCTTGAAGCCCGGACAAACATCAGCACAGTTACCACAACCCAAGCAGTCCATTACGTCAACCTGCATACGGAAAGCCATGCCCTTCATAGTAGCCGGAGCCTTCACTGCGATTGTAGCGAAGTTTGCGCCCTTCAGTTCTTCTTCATCCAATACGAACGGACGGATAGATGCGTGAGGACAAACATAAGCACACTGGTTACACTGGATACAGTTAGCTTCATTCCATACCGGAACGAAAGTAGCTACACCACGTTTTTCATATTTAGCAGTACCCTGATGCCAAGTACCATCTTCAATACCCTTGAATGCAGAAACCTTCAACAGGTCACCATCCTGTGCATTGATCGGACGAACTACTTCGTTGATGAAATCCGGATCGTTGTTGGCAGCCTTTTCATCAGCAGGCAGATTAGCCCAAGCCGGATCAACTGTCAACTGATGATATTCACCACCACGGTCAACGGCAGCATAGTTCTTGTTAACCACATCTTCACCCTTCTTACCGTATGACTTAACGATGAATTTCTTCATCTGTTCGATAGCCAAGTCAACAGGAATTACACCTGTGATACGGAAGAATGCAGACTGCAGGATGGTATTGGTACGATTACCCAAACCGATTTCCTGAGCAATCTTAGTTGCATTGATATAATAAACAGTGATATTCTTCTGAGCGAAATAACGTTTTACGTTGTTTGGTAAGTTCTTAGCCAGTTCTTCGCCTTCCCAGATAGTATTCAACAAGAAGGTACCGTTTTCACGCAAACCGCGAGTCACATCATACATGTGCAGATAAGCCTGAACGTGGCAAGCAACGAAGTTCGGTGTATTTACCAAATAAGTAGAACGGATCGGATGATCACCGAAACGCAGGTGAGAACAAGTGAAACCTCCAGACTTCTTAGAGTCATAAGCGAAGTAAGCCTGGCAGTATTTGTTGGTATTGTCACCGATGATTTTCACAGAGTTCTTGTTTGCACCTACTGTACCATCAGCACCCAAACCATAGAATTTAGCTTCGAACATACCTTCGCCGCCCAAAGCAATTTCTTCTTTCTTAGGCAGAGATGTGAAAGTTACATCATCTTCAATACCGATAGTGAACTGATTCTTCGGCATAGCCAGAGACAGGTTCTCGTAAACAGCCAGGATCTGAGCCGGAGTTGTATCCTTAGAACCCAAACCATAACGACCACCTACAATCAGCGGAGCATTTTCTACACCGTAGAAACATTCCTTAACGTCCAGATACAACGGTTCGCCGTTAGCACCCGGTTCTTTCGTACGATCCAGAACAGCAATACGCTTTACAGTCTTAGGAACAGCAGCCAAGAAGTGTTTAGCAGAGAACGGACGATACAAGTGTACAGAAACCAAACCTACTTTTTCACCTTTGCTTGTCAGATAATCGATCGCTTCACGAGCAGCTTCTGTTACAGAACCCATAGCGATGATAACCCGATCTGCATCCTCAGCTCCATAATAATCGAACAATCCGTGTTTACGACCTGTAATCTTGCTGATTTCGTTCATGTATTCTTCTACAATTGCAGGTACTGCATCATAGAACGGATTAGAAGATTCTCTGTGCTGGAAGAAGTGATCCGGATTCTCAGCCATACCACGAGCTACCGGTTTCTGAGGATTCAAGGCACGAGCACGGAACTCAGCCAAAGCTTTCTGATCGATCAGCGGAGCCAAATCTTCGTTATCCAATTTCTCGATTTTCTGAATTTCATGAGAAGTACGGAAACCATCAAAGAAGTTAATAAATGGCACACGAGATTTCAATGTTGCCAGGTGAGCTACACCAGCCAAATCCATCACTTCCTGAACAGAACCTTCGCACAACATAGCGAAACCTGTCTGACGGCAAGACATGACATCCTGATGATCACCAAAGATACATAAAGCATGAGATGCCAATGTACGAGCAGATACATGGAATACGCAAGGCAGTAATTCACCGGCGATCTTATACATGTTCGGGATCATCAACAACAGACCCTGAGAAGCCGTATAAGTAGTAGTCAATGCACCGGCCTGCAAAGAACCATGAACAGCTCCAGCAGCACCACCTTCTGATTGCATTTCCTGAACCATTACAGTTTCACCGAAGATATTCTTGCGGCCAGCTGCTGCCCATTCATCTACATGTTCTGCCATGGTAGATGACGGAGTGATAGGATAAATCGCAGCAACTTCACTGAACATATATGAAATATGAGCAGCTGCTTCATTACCATCACATGTGATAAATTTCTTTTCTTTTGTCATAGATCTATAAACTATTAGTATGTAAAGACATCGTTATTAATATAAAAAGCCGAAAAGCCAAAGCGGGATTGCATTTCCTTCACCTATCTTTGTCTGATCAACGGCATAATACATATCTGCACTGTTTTTAAATTTCATATTATCTTCTATCCGAAAAGGATATGAACGGTTCACCAAAAAATGAGCATT is part of the Parabacteroides sp. AD58 genome and harbors:
- the nifJ gene encoding pyruvate:ferredoxin (flavodoxin) oxidoreductase gives rise to the protein MTKEKKFITCDGNEAAAHISYMFSEVAAIYPITPSSTMAEHVDEWAAAGRKNIFGETVMVQEMQSEGGAAGAVHGSLQAGALTTTYTASQGLLLMIPNMYKIAGELLPCVFHVSARTLASHALCIFGDHQDVMSCRQTGFAMLCEGSVQEVMDLAGVAHLATLKSRVPFINFFDGFRTSHEIQKIEKLDNEDLAPLIDQKALAEFRARALNPQKPVARGMAENPDHFFQHRESSNPFYDAVPAIVEEYMNEISKITGRKHGLFDYYGAEDADRVIIAMGSVTEAAREAIDYLTSKGEKVGLVSVHLYRPFSAKHFLAAVPKTVKRIAVLDRTKEPGANGEPLYLDVKECFYGVENAPLIVGGRYGLGSKDTTPAQILAVYENLSLAMPKNQFTIGIEDDVTFTSLPKKEEIALGGEGMFEAKFYGLGADGTVGANKNSVKIIGDNTNKYCQAYFAYDSKKSGGFTCSHLRFGDHPIRSTYLVNTPNFVACHVQAYLHMYDVTRGLRENGTFLLNTIWEGEELAKNLPNNVKRYFAQKNITVYYINATKIAQEIGLGNRTNTILQSAFFRITGVIPVDLAIEQMKKFIVKSYGKKGEDVVNKNYAAVDRGGEYHQLTVDPAWANLPADEKAANNDPDFINEVVRPINAQDGDLLKVSAFKGIEDGTWHQGTAKYEKRGVATFVPVWNEANCIQCNQCAYVCPHASIRPFVLDEEELKGANFATIAVKAPATMKGMAFRMQVDVMDCLGCGNCADVCPGFKGNKALSMVPLEGQEAEAANWDYCVANVKSKQHLVDIKSNVKNSQFATPLFEFSGACSGCGETPYVKLISQLFGDREMVANATGCSSIYSGSVPSTPYTTNEKGHGPAWANSLFEDFCEFGLGMELANEKMRARIQKTMEAAIAAEGTPAEYKEVFQAWIDNQNDADKTKELAEKIIPMVEAAKDKCANCATIAELSHFLVKRSQWIIGGDGASYDIGYGGLDHVIASGKNVNILVLDTEVYSNTGGQSSKATPVGAIAKFAAAGKRVRKKDLGLMATTYGYVYVAQIAMGADQAQTLKALREAEAYDGPSLIIAYAPCINHGLKKGMGKSQAEEKAAVECGYWHLWRYNPALEAEGKNPFTLDSKEPDWSKFQDFLKGEVRFASVMKQYPAEAAELFQAAEDNAKWRLRSYKRMAAENWNVEA
- the def gene encoding peptide deformylase, encoding MILPVYLYGQPVLRKEAEAVPQDYPDLKQLVANMFETMYHADGVGLAGPQIGLSLQILVLDADVLKDDYPECKGFKRAMINPVFLEKSEETVSMEEGCLSLPGIHEKVARSVKIRIKYFDENWQEHEEEVSGFAARVVQHECEHLAGHVFIDNISAIRRQLNKSKLNNIIKGSVRCSYRAKAVGK
- the ruvX gene encoding Holliday junction resolvase RuvX, whose protein sequence is MGRIVAIDYGRKRSGVAVTDTLQMIANGLTTVPSGELVKFLSDYVAKEPVDLFVVGQPKQMNNEPSENMKYVEAFVTHLKRSIPQIPVQYYDERFTSVLAHKAMLDGGLKKKKRQEKALVDEISAVIILQAYLESKKYQL
- a CDS encoding undecaprenyl-phosphate glucose phosphotransferase, encoding MEFDKRHSYLIQWLIGIGDLVVLNIMFIVVYMLLGSFYTKAIAYNIREVLLLLNFCYFLSLYFIPIQLHKSIVYLDKVVQRACGLITLLIFLFSTCLIFLNVGDVLATFLLVYYVSTLVVFSCWRVCVRMLLKFYRRKGYNFKKVIIVGAGKNGMELYRVMKDDISSGFNILGFFDDNLALKDILPNYLGTTDQVEKYAVEKDIDEIYCTLPGTNDEKILRLLNFSEKNMIRFYMVPEIYRNIKKSMVMEILESIPLLTLRREPLQAFYNRALKRAFDIVFSLCILCTIFPILYIVIGFLIKRSSPGPIFFKQKRTGLYGRDFECYKFRTMRVNAEADTMQAVKDDPRKTKIGDFLRRTNLDEFPQFINVLKGDMSVVGPRPHMLKHTEQYSALIDKYMVRHLVKPGVTGWAQVTGYRGETKTLEQMEGRVKRDVWYIENWSFFLDLKIIVVTLLNMCRGEKNAY